Proteins found in one Hyalangium gracile genomic segment:
- a CDS encoding MotA/TolQ/ExbB proton channel family protein, with protein sequence MMSHLPLALGAMNYVEIIRNASFIELGVLVLLMGVSVSSWALIVMKQTQLSRARAQSLTFLDTFWKATRLEAIYQTAQKLEGSPLSKVFCAGYEELSKLAQTKEGSEGAMSDKLGGIENVERALNRAATSQITELEARVPFLGTVGAAAPFVGLFGTVIGILNAFNEIADKGNATLSTVAAPVGNALFATAAGLFAAIPAVVAYNSFVSRIKVFDTEMSNFSADFLNIIKRHFFK encoded by the coding sequence ATGATGTCGCACCTGCCCCTGGCGCTCGGCGCCATGAACTACGTGGAGATCATCCGCAACGCCTCGTTCATCGAGCTGGGCGTGCTGGTGTTGCTGATGGGAGTGTCCGTCAGCTCCTGGGCCCTCATTGTCATGAAGCAGACACAGCTGTCCCGGGCCCGCGCACAGTCGCTCACCTTTCTGGACACGTTCTGGAAGGCGACGCGGCTGGAGGCCATCTACCAGACGGCGCAGAAGCTGGAGGGCTCGCCGCTGTCGAAGGTGTTCTGCGCGGGCTACGAGGAGCTGAGCAAGCTGGCGCAGACGAAGGAGGGCTCGGAAGGGGCGATGAGCGACAAGCTGGGCGGCATCGAGAACGTGGAGCGGGCGCTGAACCGGGCCGCCACGTCGCAGATCACCGAGCTGGAGGCGCGGGTGCCCTTCCTGGGCACGGTGGGCGCGGCGGCGCCGTTCGTGGGCCTGTTCGGCACGGTGATTGGCATCCTCAACGCGTTCAACGAGATCGCCGACAAGGGCAACGCCACGCTGTCCACGGTGGCCGCGCCGGTGGGTAACGCGCTGTTCGCCACGGCGGCCGGCCTGTTCGCGGCCATCCCCGCGGTGGTGGCCTACAACTCGTTCGTCAGCCGCATCAAGGTGTTCGACACCGAGATGTCCAACTTCTCGGCGGACTTCCTCAACATCATCAAGCGGCACTTCTTCAAGTAG
- a CDS encoding aminotransferase class V-fold PLP-dependent enzyme, translated as MSASPLRARWSLDPDIVFLNHGSFGACPTEVLQAQAEVRARLEAEPVRFFVRELEPLLDEARSALAAFVDADPETVAFVPNATAGVNTVLRSLRLSPGDELLTTNQEYNASRNALDWVAGLAGAKVVVAQLPWPVPSPRAVVDAVLEHVTSRTRLLLVDHISSQTALVMPLKELVGLLRQEGVETLVDGAHGPGQVPLSLCELGAGYYTGNCHKWLCAPKGAAFLHVRKDLQAGIKPLSVSHGHNSKRQDRSRFRLDFDWTGTDDPSAALCIPHALRFMGGLLPGGWPALMADNHAKAVAARRMLCERLGTAPHCPEEMLGAMATVGLPDGFPAEPPPPYYLDPLQDRLFHEWRIEVPVTAWPRPPQRHLRISAQAYNTHAEYQTLAEALEALLR; from the coding sequence ATGAGCGCCTCGCCGCTGCGCGCTCGCTGGTCGCTCGATCCGGACATCGTCTTCCTCAACCACGGCTCGTTCGGCGCCTGCCCCACCGAGGTGCTCCAGGCGCAGGCGGAGGTGCGCGCGCGCCTGGAGGCCGAGCCGGTCCGCTTCTTCGTGCGCGAGCTCGAGCCGCTGCTCGACGAGGCCCGGAGCGCCCTGGCCGCCTTCGTCGACGCGGACCCGGAGACCGTGGCCTTCGTGCCCAACGCCACCGCTGGCGTGAACACGGTGCTGCGCTCGCTGCGCCTGTCCCCCGGCGACGAGCTGCTCACCACCAACCAAGAGTACAACGCCTCGCGCAACGCGCTCGACTGGGTCGCCGGCCTCGCCGGGGCCAAGGTGGTGGTGGCCCAGCTGCCCTGGCCCGTGCCCTCCCCCCGTGCCGTGGTCGACGCCGTGCTGGAGCACGTCACCTCGCGCACCCGGCTGCTGCTCGTCGACCACATCAGCAGCCAGACCGCGCTCGTCATGCCGCTGAAGGAGCTCGTCGGCCTCCTGCGCCAGGAGGGCGTGGAGACGCTCGTGGATGGCGCGCACGGCCCCGGGCAGGTGCCCCTCTCCCTGTGCGAGCTCGGCGCCGGCTACTACACCGGCAACTGCCACAAGTGGCTCTGTGCCCCCAAGGGCGCGGCCTTCCTCCACGTCCGGAAGGACCTCCAGGCCGGCATCAAGCCGCTCTCGGTGAGCCATGGCCACAACTCCAAGCGCCAGGACCGCTCTCGCTTCCGCCTGGACTTCGACTGGACGGGGACGGATGACCCCTCCGCGGCGCTCTGCATCCCCCACGCCCTGCGCTTCATGGGCGGCCTGCTGCCCGGGGGCTGGCCGGCGCTGATGGCCGACAACCACGCCAAGGCCGTGGCCGCGCGCCGGATGCTGTGCGAGCGCCTCGGCACCGCCCCCCACTGTCCGGAGGAGATGCTGGGCGCCATGGCCACCGTGGGCCTGCCGGACGGCTTCCCGGCGGAGCCTCCCCCTCCCTACTACCTGGATCCGCTCCAGGATCGGCTCTTCCACGAGTGGCGCATCGAGGTGCCCGTGACGGCCTGGCCCCGCCCGCCCCAGCGCCACCTGCGCATCTCCGCCCAGGCCTACAACACACACGCGGAGTACCAGACCCTGGCGGAGGCTTTGGAAGCGCTGCTGCGTTGA
- a CDS encoding trypsin-like serine protease, with protein MLVIGLLLSCERCHAHSPKTATVEPLPTEAGVGGDDTEFVNGDDYEVLPIGERMSLPDGEWDVTNRYSFAVMLQASFEPHGSITCSGALISPRLVLTAGHCVCKAHEVSLPNSKARSVIDSSRCARTATAETVIYTPKHIQSERSWDEQYRSSSGKVRPHPGLEILLDEQGLPISSKSDLAVVVLDRPIDGTVPAIRLPTSELPSEESFVIVGHGLDGRNDLILGRRRSGRKKLARPAPPNGDVILFSQAGAPFTRGSGDSCLRQDKGEAVLLGITTLSSKEGDAFVSIYPYRDWLVSELQRASLPSRSPPRDEDTIP; from the coding sequence ATGCTGGTCATCGGCCTCCTGCTGTCCTGCGAGAGATGCCACGCCCATTCGCCCAAGACGGCAACTGTCGAGCCGCTCCCCACCGAAGCCGGCGTTGGTGGTGATGACACCGAGTTCGTCAACGGCGACGACTACGAGGTACTCCCCATTGGCGAGCGCATGTCTCTCCCCGATGGAGAGTGGGACGTCACCAATCGCTACTCGTTTGCCGTCATGCTCCAGGCTTCCTTCGAGCCCCATGGCTCCATCACCTGTAGTGGCGCACTCATCAGTCCCCGCCTCGTCCTGACGGCGGGACACTGCGTCTGCAAAGCACACGAAGTCTCCCTACCGAACAGCAAGGCGCGCTCGGTCATCGACAGCTCTCGGTGTGCTCGAACCGCTACCGCGGAGACTGTCATCTACACCCCCAAGCACATCCAGTCCGAGCGCTCCTGGGACGAGCAATATCGGAGCTCCAGCGGCAAGGTGCGACCTCATCCCGGCCTCGAGATTCTCCTGGATGAGCAGGGACTACCGATATCGAGCAAGTCCGATCTCGCAGTGGTCGTCCTGGACCGCCCGATCGATGGCACCGTTCCGGCGATTCGCCTGCCAACCTCGGAGCTCCCATCCGAAGAATCCTTCGTGATTGTGGGTCATGGGCTCGATGGCAGAAATGACCTGATCCTCGGGCGCCGCCGGTCTGGCAGGAAGAAGCTCGCGAGGCCCGCGCCGCCCAACGGTGATGTGATCCTGTTCTCGCAGGCGGGAGCTCCCTTCACCCGAGGAAGCGGAGACTCCTGTCTGCGCCAGGACAAGGGAGAGGCCGTGCTCCTGGGCATCACAACCCTGAGCTCGAAAGAAGGGGATGCGTTCGTGAGCATCTACCCTTACCGGGACTGGCTGGTCTCCGAACTCCAACGGGCCAGCCTGCCTTCAAGGAGCCCTCCAAGAGACGAGGACACGATTCCATGA
- a CDS encoding serine/threonine-protein kinase, which produces METLIGSANSLPTLAVGVAAESRREEEAGLFAGRYQLRRVLGRGGMGTVYLADDEFQGERVALKVLDASVARNPGARERFAREARLARRITHRNVARVFELGSAQGRAFLTLEYVEGEDLRARLMREGALKPEVAARLALAVCAGLGAAHAASVVHRDLKPANVMLERGGRVVLTDFGIARAMEDQGSEGLTHSHGVVGTPQYMAPEQLTESPVDARTDVYAVGLLLHEMLVGAPAFEATTLKEAYARLRQPPPDPREHARVPAALAELVMRCLARAPEERPSGATEVARCLEAWLAQC; this is translated from the coding sequence ATGGAAACGCTCATCGGGAGCGCCAACAGCCTGCCGACGCTGGCGGTGGGAGTGGCGGCGGAGAGCCGGCGGGAGGAGGAGGCGGGGCTGTTCGCCGGGCGCTACCAGCTGCGTCGCGTGCTGGGGCGAGGGGGCATGGGGACGGTGTACTTGGCGGACGATGAGTTCCAGGGCGAGCGGGTGGCACTGAAGGTGCTGGATGCCTCGGTGGCGCGGAACCCGGGGGCGCGGGAGCGGTTCGCCCGGGAGGCGAGGCTGGCCCGGCGCATCACCCACCGGAACGTGGCGCGGGTGTTCGAGCTGGGCAGCGCTCAGGGGCGGGCGTTCCTGACGCTGGAGTACGTGGAGGGGGAGGACCTGCGGGCGCGGCTGATGCGGGAGGGTGCGCTGAAGCCGGAGGTGGCGGCGCGGCTGGCGCTGGCGGTCTGCGCGGGGCTGGGGGCGGCGCACGCGGCGTCGGTGGTGCATCGGGACCTGAAGCCGGCCAACGTGATGCTGGAGCGAGGGGGGCGGGTGGTGCTGACGGACTTCGGCATCGCGCGGGCCATGGAGGATCAGGGCTCGGAGGGGTTGACGCACTCGCACGGCGTGGTGGGCACGCCGCAGTACATGGCGCCCGAGCAGCTCACCGAGTCGCCGGTGGATGCGCGCACGGATGTGTACGCGGTGGGGCTGCTGCTGCATGAGATGCTGGTGGGAGCGCCGGCCTTCGAGGCGACGACGTTGAAGGAGGCCTACGCGCGGCTGCGTCAGCCGCCGCCGGATCCGCGGGAGCACGCGCGAGTGCCCGCGGCGCTGGCGGAGCTGGTGATGCGCTGCCTGGCCCGGGCGCCGGAGGAGCGGCCCTCGGGAGCGACCGAGGTGGCACGGTGCCTGGAGGCGTGGCTGGCTCAGTGCTGA
- a CDS encoding spinster family MFS transporter, which translates to MSLSPAVASSSPATPTVRAGYALFILTLINLVNYLDRYIVASALPKIQADLGINNTQSGLLGTVFIVVFMLASPIGGYLGDRVPRKFLVAGGVLVWSLATGASGLATTFVMLMIARAVIGIGEAGYGAVAPSIISDLYPRQQRTRVLSYFYIAIPVGAAAGYGLGGWLSSTYSWHTAFFAGGVPGLILGTMAFFMPEPQRGAMDGPDAQTKLPFKVGLKGLAGNKAFWATTAGYTLMTFSIGGLGFWMPTYMVRTRGIPDDKAGFIFGAITATAGLLGTVAGGWLGDKMDRKREGGGLFVSGLGLLLAAPAMYVAVNLDSDLTTFAAIAVAQFLVFLNSGPINAAIVNCVQPAFRAFAMGLNVLCIHLLGDAISPTLIGKIADSADLTTAIEVNALPVLLGGVALLIGAKFFREAVPRQH; encoded by the coding sequence ATGAGCCTCTCCCCCGCCGTGGCCAGCTCCTCGCCAGCGACGCCCACCGTGCGCGCGGGCTACGCGCTCTTCATCCTCACGCTGATCAACCTGGTCAACTACCTGGACCGGTACATCGTCGCGAGCGCCCTGCCGAAGATCCAGGCGGACCTGGGCATCAACAACACCCAGTCGGGCCTGCTCGGCACCGTCTTCATCGTGGTGTTCATGCTGGCCTCGCCCATCGGCGGCTACCTGGGCGACCGCGTCCCCCGGAAGTTCCTCGTCGCGGGCGGCGTGCTCGTGTGGAGCCTCGCCACCGGGGCCTCGGGCCTGGCCACCACCTTCGTGATGCTGATGATCGCCCGGGCCGTCATCGGCATCGGCGAGGCGGGCTATGGCGCGGTGGCGCCCTCCATCATCTCGGACCTCTACCCGCGGCAGCAGCGGACGCGGGTGCTCTCGTACTTCTACATCGCCATCCCGGTGGGCGCGGCGGCCGGCTATGGCCTGGGCGGGTGGCTGAGCAGCACCTACTCGTGGCACACGGCCTTCTTCGCGGGCGGCGTGCCGGGGCTCATCCTCGGGACGATGGCCTTCTTCATGCCCGAGCCCCAGCGCGGCGCCATGGACGGGCCGGACGCCCAGACGAAGCTGCCCTTCAAGGTGGGCCTCAAGGGGCTCGCGGGCAACAAGGCCTTCTGGGCCACCACGGCGGGCTACACGCTGATGACGTTCTCCATCGGTGGGCTCGGCTTCTGGATGCCTACCTATATGGTGAGGACGCGGGGCATCCCCGATGACAAGGCGGGCTTCATCTTCGGCGCCATCACCGCCACGGCGGGCCTGCTGGGCACGGTGGCCGGCGGGTGGCTCGGGGACAAGATGGACCGCAAGCGCGAGGGCGGCGGCCTCTTCGTGTCTGGCCTGGGGCTGCTGCTCGCCGCGCCCGCCATGTACGTCGCGGTGAACCTGGACTCGGACCTGACCACCTTCGCCGCCATCGCCGTGGCCCAGTTCCTGGTGTTCCTCAACAGCGGCCCCATCAACGCGGCCATCGTCAACTGCGTGCAGCCCGCCTTCCGAGCCTTCGCCATGGGGCTCAACGTGCTGTGCATCCACCTGCTGGGAGACGCCATCTCCCCCACGCTCATCGGCAAGATCGCCGACAGCGCCGACCTCACCACCGCCATCGAGGTGAACGCGCTGCCCGTGCTCCTGGGCGGCGTGGCGCTGCTCATCGGCGCGAAGTTCTTCCGCGAGGCCGTGCCCCGTCAGCACTGA
- a CDS encoding Ppx/GppA phosphatase family protein → MPRFATIDVGTNSVLLLVADRTPDGQFQAVLERAEITRLGRGVDKSRRLSPEGMEATLATMTAFANEARALGAEGIAVSATSAARDAQNGAEFLAAARERAGVTVEIISGELEAQLSFSSAHMDFGSQAAGPLLVIDIGGGSTEFIYGNSAGRVDFRHSYDVGSVRLTERFVRSDPPSAEERQAITTFLRDTFATLPPPPPAAELVGVAGTVTTIYAVQNRVDPYDATRVHGGTLTRAQLEQLVGQLCSMPLAERQKLPGLQPKRADVIPAGSLILLEALRALQLEECRVSDRGLRWGLMAHRFGAPRT, encoded by the coding sequence ATGCCGCGATTTGCCACCATCGACGTGGGCACCAACTCGGTCCTCCTGCTGGTCGCGGACCGGACTCCCGACGGTCAGTTCCAGGCCGTCCTGGAGCGGGCCGAGATCACCCGACTGGGACGGGGAGTGGACAAGAGCCGCCGCCTGTCCCCCGAAGGCATGGAGGCCACGCTCGCCACGATGACGGCCTTCGCCAACGAGGCGCGCGCCCTGGGCGCCGAGGGCATCGCCGTGTCCGCCACCAGCGCGGCCCGCGACGCCCAGAACGGCGCGGAGTTCCTCGCCGCCGCCAGGGAGCGCGCTGGCGTCACCGTGGAGATCATCTCCGGCGAGCTGGAGGCCCAGCTCTCGTTCTCCTCGGCCCACATGGACTTCGGCAGCCAGGCCGCGGGGCCCCTGCTCGTCATCGACATCGGCGGCGGCTCCACCGAGTTCATCTACGGCAACAGCGCCGGCCGCGTGGACTTCCGCCACAGCTATGACGTGGGCTCGGTGCGCCTCACCGAGCGCTTCGTCCGCTCGGATCCGCCCTCCGCCGAGGAGCGCCAGGCCATCACCACGTTCCTCCGCGACACCTTCGCCACGCTGCCTCCCCCTCCCCCCGCCGCGGAACTGGTGGGTGTGGCCGGCACCGTGACGACCATCTACGCGGTGCAGAACCGCGTCGATCCCTATGACGCCACGCGCGTGCACGGCGGCACCCTCACCCGGGCACAGCTCGAGCAGCTCGTGGGCCAGCTCTGCTCCATGCCCCTGGCCGAGCGGCAGAAGCTGCCCGGCCTGCAGCCCAAGCGCGCCGACGTCATCCCCGCCGGCTCCCTCATCCTGCTGGAGGCCCTGCGCGCCCTGCAGCTCGAGGAGTGCCGAGTGAGCGACCGCGGGCTGCGCTGGGGGCTGATGGCCCACCGCTTCGGAGCCCCTCGGACATGA
- a CDS encoding trypsin-like serine peptidase, whose product MPRLMSLSLLALSGCLASTPVPGPSPEERTLSEVQPSDEVLTIFQGERDLQDRFPSTVYVTLAAAEECSGVLIHPRLVLTAGHCLCRGRENKGTTTIDRSTCEKSATVKTGEQSGTFKTYVGEVRPHRDFKVLLKKKKLLLPPEAKVDHFFVEGGRRYVVLDVVTESRADLAVVLLNQPVERRFSPTAIADTDIQVNDRIVVAGYGADDVRGGLISYTDARPVRRFGRNTVAKVQGDTFTIELPGALALPGDSGGPCFREDAIGPVLVGISSRSSPGRKSTFTSTYRYLGWLAEEIRQADRLTSTMP is encoded by the coding sequence ATGCCCAGGCTGATGTCCTTGTCACTGCTGGCGCTGAGCGGATGCCTTGCCAGTACTCCCGTCCCAGGACCGTCCCCTGAAGAACGGACGCTGTCCGAGGTGCAACCCTCGGACGAGGTCCTCACCATCTTCCAGGGAGAGAGAGACCTCCAGGACCGCTTTCCCTCGACCGTGTACGTCACCCTTGCCGCAGCGGAGGAGTGCAGTGGCGTGCTCATTCATCCTCGCCTCGTCCTCACGGCGGGGCACTGCCTGTGTCGAGGAAGAGAGAACAAGGGAACGACCACCATCGACCGCTCTACCTGCGAGAAGAGCGCTACCGTCAAGACAGGAGAGCAGTCCGGTACCTTCAAGACCTACGTCGGAGAGGTTCGACCTCATCGGGACTTCAAGGTGCTCCTCAAGAAGAAGAAGCTCCTGCTTCCACCAGAAGCCAAGGTCGACCATTTCTTCGTTGAAGGAGGAAGGCGCTATGTCGTCCTGGATGTCGTCACCGAAAGCAGAGCGGACCTCGCCGTCGTCCTCCTGAATCAGCCTGTCGAGCGGCGGTTCTCTCCCACCGCCATCGCGGACACCGACATCCAGGTCAATGATCGCATCGTCGTGGCGGGCTATGGGGCAGACGATGTCAGGGGTGGACTCATCTCGTATACGGACGCCAGACCGGTCCGCCGATTCGGCAGGAACACCGTCGCGAAAGTGCAGGGTGATACGTTCACCATCGAGCTACCCGGGGCCCTGGCGCTGCCAGGCGACAGCGGCGGCCCTTGCTTCCGTGAGGACGCCATCGGACCTGTGCTCGTCGGCATCAGCTCGAGATCCTCGCCCGGCAGGAAGTCGACCTTCACGAGCACCTACCGCTACCTCGGGTGGCTGGCCGAGGAGATCCGCCAGGCAGACCGGCTCACCTCCACCATGCCCTGA
- a CDS encoding TonB family protein — MALHPAVTQSMLVARPSRLGLFVIVSVVGHGLLLVAGLVYASLTARPKVDPNIPVIKASLVRQGKPRDPKLLPRKEQPPPPPKEVKAPPAPPTQAPKPPDKVAGPVIPKPQPAPAPQKGDTSAEDRRKRLFGAFDKTAKQVPEEELEGAEDGDPSGDSATAEGERYYALLSSQVRRNYNVADTIPEAERMYLKAQVQMRLGRAGEVLATQLTTPSGNDLFDAAVLAAVKKAAPFSPPPDHLRESLQKQGIVLEFRP; from the coding sequence ATGGCCCTTCACCCGGCCGTCACCCAGAGCATGCTCGTGGCCCGCCCCTCGCGGCTGGGCCTCTTCGTCATCGTGTCCGTGGTGGGCCACGGCCTGCTGCTCGTCGCGGGGCTCGTCTACGCGTCCCTCACCGCCCGGCCGAAGGTGGACCCGAACATCCCCGTCATCAAGGCCAGCCTGGTGCGCCAGGGCAAGCCGAGGGACCCCAAGCTGCTGCCGCGCAAGGAGCAGCCGCCACCTCCGCCCAAGGAGGTGAAGGCGCCCCCCGCCCCGCCCACCCAGGCGCCCAAGCCTCCGGACAAGGTGGCCGGGCCCGTGATTCCGAAGCCCCAGCCGGCCCCCGCGCCGCAGAAGGGCGACACGTCCGCCGAGGACCGGCGCAAGCGGCTCTTCGGCGCCTTCGACAAGACGGCCAAGCAGGTCCCCGAAGAGGAGCTGGAGGGCGCCGAGGATGGCGACCCGAGCGGCGACTCCGCCACCGCCGAGGGCGAGCGCTACTACGCGCTGCTGTCCTCCCAGGTGCGCCGCAACTACAACGTCGCCGACACCATCCCCGAGGCCGAGCGCATGTACCTCAAGGCCCAGGTGCAGATGCGCCTGGGGCGCGCTGGCGAGGTGCTGGCGACGCAGCTGACGACCCCCAGCGGGAACGATCTCTTCGATGCCGCCGTTCTGGCAGCGGTGAAGAAAGCCGCGCCCTTCTCTCCTCCCCCCGATCACCTGCGCGAGTCGCTCCAGAAGCAGGGGATCGTCCTGGAGTTCCGCCCGTGA
- the tolR gene encoding protein TolR, with protein sequence MGMGGGNKGQGRVTMSEINVTPMVDVMLVLLIIFMVTAPLIQQGVKVNLPEARATPVEAADKKLVLSIDAGRRVFIGDAEVVLDELETKLAANAKAQADKEVYLHADRDVPYGVVVEVMAAAQRAGITNVGMITDPAAAPAASKEKKKEAKR encoded by the coding sequence ATGGGCATGGGCGGAGGCAACAAGGGCCAGGGCCGCGTCACCATGAGCGAGATCAACGTCACGCCCATGGTGGACGTGATGCTGGTGCTGCTCATCATCTTCATGGTCACCGCTCCGCTCATCCAGCAGGGCGTCAAGGTGAACCTGCCCGAGGCCAGGGCCACGCCGGTGGAGGCCGCCGACAAGAAGCTGGTGCTCTCCATCGACGCGGGGCGCCGCGTCTTCATCGGGGACGCGGAGGTGGTGCTCGACGAGCTGGAGACGAAGCTGGCCGCCAACGCCAAGGCGCAGGCCGACAAGGAGGTCTACCTCCACGCGGACCGGGACGTGCCCTATGGCGTGGTGGTGGAGGTGATGGCCGCCGCCCAGCGCGCTGGAATCACCAATGTGGGGATGATCACGGACCCGGCGGCGGCCCCAGCCGCGTCCAAGGAGAAGAAGAAGGAGGCGAAGCGCTAG
- a CDS encoding DPP IV N-terminal domain-containing protein, with amino-acid sequence MKALLFSLLLLPIAALAQAPVIQISGANFRPLPLAVPAPLTVDEGGKKAANDFDAPFVFDLRASGIFQVLDRSSFTADPKEGVTAGSINFSRWADVGAESLVKVQLGAEGSTLRGELRLFNVGTGREDFKASHAVPANEPRQLAHFLADALYKHLTRESSPFLTRITFVRKTGSNRDVWVADWDGNNARALTNGGINLLPALGPGGAVGFTSYRKGRPDLYVQRPGEDARAVVQNGQMATGIAWSPDGKRIAYALAEGESTQLYVANADGSSPKAITDTPYGINSSPAWSPDGKRIAFVSNRGGSPQIYVMNADGSNPKRLTFQGNYNQTPDWSPRGDLIAFTARDERNAFDLFTVNVDTGKIGRLTQDQGNNEEPVFSPNGRLILFTSTRDGAPRLYVMTADGNNQLPLPMEKAGGLTPDWAP; translated from the coding sequence GTGAAAGCCCTCCTCTTCTCGCTGCTGCTCCTCCCGATCGCGGCGCTCGCCCAGGCCCCGGTCATCCAGATCTCCGGCGCCAACTTCCGCCCGCTGCCCCTGGCCGTCCCTGCTCCACTCACCGTGGACGAGGGCGGGAAGAAGGCCGCCAATGACTTCGACGCGCCCTTCGTGTTCGACCTGCGCGCCTCCGGCATCTTCCAGGTGCTGGATCGCTCCAGCTTCACGGCCGATCCCAAGGAGGGCGTGACGGCGGGCAGCATCAACTTCTCGCGCTGGGCGGACGTGGGCGCCGAGTCGCTCGTGAAGGTGCAGCTGGGCGCCGAGGGCTCCACGCTGCGCGGCGAGCTGCGCCTGTTCAACGTGGGCACCGGCCGCGAGGACTTCAAGGCGAGCCACGCCGTGCCCGCCAACGAGCCGCGCCAGCTGGCGCACTTCCTCGCCGACGCGCTCTACAAGCACCTCACCCGTGAGTCGAGCCCCTTCCTCACCCGCATCACCTTCGTGCGCAAGACGGGCTCCAACCGCGACGTCTGGGTGGCCGACTGGGACGGCAACAACGCCCGCGCCCTCACCAACGGCGGCATCAACCTGCTGCCGGCCCTGGGGCCCGGGGGCGCCGTGGGCTTCACCTCCTATCGCAAGGGTCGCCCGGACCTCTACGTGCAGCGGCCCGGCGAGGACGCCCGCGCCGTCGTGCAGAACGGCCAGATGGCCACCGGCATCGCCTGGTCCCCGGACGGCAAGCGCATCGCCTACGCGCTGGCCGAGGGTGAGAGCACCCAGCTCTACGTGGCCAACGCGGACGGCAGCTCTCCCAAGGCCATCACCGACACGCCCTACGGCATCAACTCCAGCCCCGCCTGGTCCCCGGACGGCAAGCGCATCGCCTTCGTGTCCAACCGGGGCGGCTCGCCGCAGATCTACGTGATGAACGCGGACGGCTCGAACCCCAAGCGGCTCACCTTCCAGGGCAACTACAACCAGACGCCGGACTGGTCTCCCCGAGGCGACCTCATCGCCTTCACCGCGCGCGACGAGCGCAACGCGTTCGACCTCTTCACCGTCAACGTGGACACCGGGAAGATCGGCCGCCTCACCCAGGACCAGGGCAACAACGAGGAGCCCGTCTTCTCGCCCAACGGCCGCCTCATCCTCTTCACCTCCACGCGCGACGGCGCGCCCCGGCTCTACGTGATGACGGCCGACGGCAACAACCAGCTCCCCCTCCCCATGGAGAAGGCGGGAGGCCTCACTCCCGACTGGGCCCCATGA